The segment CGACGACCGCGATCAGCACGCGCATCTGCAGCAGCGCGGTCTGGTAGCCGATGCATTTGCGCATCCCGCCGCCGAACGGAAAATACGCGTACTTGTGACGCGCCGGCGCATGCGATGCGAAGTTCTCCGGATCGAACGCGTCCGGATTGGCCCACAGATCCGGATGCCGGTGCGTGACGTACGGCGACATGAACACCGACGAGCCGGCCGGAATGTGATACCCGCCGATCTCGTCGTCGCCGACGAGATCGCGCGTGAAACCCCAGATCGGCGGATAGACCCGCAGGATCTCGTCGACGGTCTGCACCAGATACGGCAGGCGCTCGATGTCGGCGGCACCGGGCGCGCGGCCGCCGAGCACCGCGTCGAGTTCGTCGCGCAGCCGGCGCAGCACGTCGGGATGCTGCGCGAGCGCGTACAGCCCCCACGCCATCCCGCTGCCGGTCGTCTCGTGGCCGGCCAGGAACACGGTCATCACCTCGTCGTGCACTTCGCGCTCGGTCAGCGGCGCGCCCGTGTCGGGGTCGCGCGCGGCGAGCAGCAGCGAGATCACGTCGCTCGTTTCGCAGCGGCCCGCGCGATGCTCGGCGACGATCGCGTCGACGATCGTGTCGATCCCGCGGCGCGCGCGCGCAATCCGGCGATTGAACGGCGTCGGCATCCAGCGCGGCACGAAATCGTTCAGGTTGCCCTGCGGCATCATCGCCTCGATGCCGAAGCGCACCGCCGGCCCGACGTCGTCCGCGTGCCGCGAGATGTCCGCATTGAACAGCATCAGCCCGAGCATCCGCAGGCTCACGCGCATCATCTCCTCGACGACGTCGAACGGCGCCGGCGCCGGCCGCGCGCGCCAGCGCTCGACCAGCGCGAGCGCCGCGTCGCCGACCGCGGCCGCGTGCATCTCCACCTGCTTGCGGTGAAACAGCGGCTGCACCACGCGCCGGTGACGCTTCCAGAACTCGCCGTCGGTCGTGAGCAGCCCGTCGCCGAAGAACATCTTGAAGTTGTCGTAGAAGCGCCCGCGCACATAGTTGCGGTGGTTTTCCTGCAGCACGTGCTGGATGCCGTCCGGATGCGCGAGCGCGTGCGTGAGGAACGGGCCGAGGCGATTGCGCGCGATGTCGCCATACTGCTGCTGGAGCCTCAGCAGCATCGTGATCGGGTTGCGCTTGTACTCCGCGAGATTGCCCATCACGACGCTGCCGCGCGGCCCGGGCGCGAGTCGCTTCGCGCTCATGCGGACACCTGCTCGTCCGGCGTGCGCGCGGCCAGTTGCGCATCGATCTCGCCGCGCGCGGCGAACGCGCCCGTCACGCGATGCACGTAGCCGATCACGACGCCGGTCACGTCGCGCATCTGCATCAGGATTCGCCCGTCCGGACACACGGCGACGAACCGGTTGCCGCTGCTGTGCGGCCCTTCGAGCGCGAACTCGCGCGGCGTCACGCGCAGCGCGATCGATTCATGGCGACGCGACAGCTCGCAATCGTTGCCCGCCTCGTAGAGATCGATGCGCCCGATCGACATCGGCGCCGCGAGCGGAATGTAGTCGCCGGCGACATGGTCGAGTGCGGCCACGCGCGCGAGCCCGTCGAGCAGGATGCTCGGCACCACGAACCGCGAGAACACCGGATCGTCGCCGCGCACGTTCAGCCGGAAGCGGGCCTGCTTGCCGGCGTCGGTCATGCCCGTGTCGGTCGTCGACACGAACATGCCCGTCAGCCGCACCGGTGCCGCGTCGACATGGTACGGATCGGCGACGGGCACGAACGTGCCGCCCGGCGGTTCGCTCCACACCGGCGCCGGTGCGTACGCGTCGGCCAGGCGCACGGTGATCTCGAAGTGCGGCTTGTCGCGCACGAGGACTTGCCCGCCCGGTGCGAGCACGTCGCCGGAAATGCGCACGCGCACGAGCACGGCGTCGTGCTCCCGCGCCACGCGCTGCGCATGGATACGTTTCGCACTCGGGCGCTTCGCGTCGTAGACGCGCAGGAAGTGCAGGAACGCCGCGTCCGCGAAGCCGACGACCTTGAGCCCCGGCACGAGCCGCAACGCCGCTTCGGCCGCGACTTCGGGCACGAAGGTGCCCGGCAGCGTCGGAAAGCCGTTGACGACGTGATGGGACAGATACGCATCCCGCTCGAGGTCGAACACGCGTTCGAACGTCACGCTGTCGGGCGTACGCGCGATTTCGGCGCCAAGGTAGAAATCGGCGGCGCGCGGCGCGGTGTCGGCCGGCGCGGCATGCGTCGAAACCGGCACGTCGACAGCGACGTCGAAATAGCCGGGCAGATGCCGCTCGATCGCCCGTCGTTCGGCGTCGCCCAGGTGCACCGACATCGCGGCCCGCTCGCCGAGGCCGAGTTCGCGCATGAAATGGTGCACGCCCTCCGCCGTGCGCATGCTGGTGAACAACCCGCTCTTCTCGAGGAATGCACGCGTGACCGGATTCGCCCCGAGCCCGACCGAACGCCACAGCGTCCAGCCGATCGTGAATTCGTCGTGGCCGAGCGCCGCCCGGTGATACGACGCCTGCGTGTTGAGGAAATCGTTGCCCGACGCGTAATCGGTTTCTCCCGCCTGCCCGGTGAGGCCGATGAACGAGCCGAAGTTGCACCACAGGCGAGGCTGACGCGCACCGAATGCGCTGCGCAGGTTCCAGTAGCCGCGCACCTTGATGTCGCGCACCGCGACGAAGTCGTCGAGCGACTTCACGAGCACCGACGCCGACCGGTTCAGGCCCGCCGCGTTGACCAGCAGATCGACGCGGCCCTCGCGCGCAAGAATCGCATCGACGGCCGCGCGCACACTGTCGGCGTCGAGCACGTCGGCCTGCACGTAGGTCACGCGATGCGGGCCGCAGAACGCCTTCATCGCGTCGATGTTGCGGCACGCCGCGCGCGCCTCGGCGCGCCGCTCGAACGCGCGAATGATCGCCGGCAGCGGCAGCTCCGGATGCAGCGCCTTTTGCTCGCGAATGTAGTCGGGGCGACTTTTCGCGAACGCTTCGTCGTCGAGCGCGACGAGCTCCGCGTCGACCGCATCTAGCGCGCTGCTGCCGACCAGGTACAGCGCCGGCCGCACGTGCGCGGCCAGCGCCTTCATCAGTTCGGCGGTGATCCCGCGCGCGCCGCCGACCGCGACGACGACCGCCTCCTGGCCCAGCGCCAGCCGCTCGTCCACGCGCAGCGCGCCGGCGTCGCGCACCACGCGCGGCGTGCGGCGGCGGCCCGCGCCGAGCGCGACGACCGGCAGCCAGTGCTGCGCGGCGCTTTCGCGTTCGGCCTGCGGCAGCGCGTCGGCGAGCGTGCGCGCGTCGCTCAGCACCGCGATCGAGCGCGCTTCCGGCATCTCGATCGCGAACGCCTTCACGAGCCCCGTGAACAGCCCCGCATCCGGATGCGGCGTGCCGCCTGCAAGCGCGTCGAGCAGCAGCGCGATGAACGTCCCGTCTTGCTTCAGCGCGCCGTGGCAACGCTTGAGCGCGACGAACGCCAGATCGTGCAGCGCAAGCCGTGCGGGCGTGGCGGGCGCCGTGGCACCCGCCGCGAGCGCGCCGGCCTCCAGCGACGTCAGCACGCGCACGTGGCCGATGTCGTCGGGCAGCCAGTCGAGCGCCGTTTCGTCGGGCTGCTCGATCCAGTGCCAGCCCGGTCTCGGCGCGGCCAGCGGCCGCGTCGACAGCACCACGCAGTCCGGCCCCAAGTCGGCCTGCGCGGCCAGCGTGTCCGGGATGTCGGTCACCACGACGCAGCGCGGCGCGAGGAACGGCGCCGGCCGGCCGCCGGGCCGCCACGGCGCGTCCAGCCATTCGATCCGGTAGCGCGCCACGCCGAGCGGTTCGCCGTCCGCCGCGATTTCGGTCCGGCGCAACGCGCCCGGCAACAGCGTGCCGGGCGAAACGGGTGCGGGCGAAGCGGCTTCGATCGACGCGGCGACCGGTGTCGGCGCCGGTGTCGAAGCCGGTGCGGCGACCTGGCGAGCAGGACGCGTGTGCTCCGCGTCGCGTTGCGGCGCAGGCACCCCATCCGCACCGGATCGCACCGCTGCCTGCGTGCACGCGACATGCAGCGCATAACGCGGACGATCGCCGCCGCTGTCGCGCGCGAACGTCGCGGCCGGCGTTTGCGCGACCAGCGCGCGCAGCACGTCGATCGCGGCATCGGCGCCCGCGTACGTGATCGCGCGGCCGGCCGCATCGCGCGGCGCGACCGGCTTGGCCGCCACGCGCGCATCGCCGCCGCCGACCACCGCGAGCACCGGCAGCCCGGCCGCCTGCGCGCGCCGCACGGTGGTCACGGCGAACAGCACGATGCCTTCCGCGAGCGGCAGCCGGAACGCCGGCTGCACTTCGTCCGCCGCATTGCCGTTGATGCCGCCGACGATCGCCATGTCGAGTTCGCCGCTGCACAGGAAGCGCCCGGCCACCTCGAACGCGGCGAGCGTCGACGCATGCCCCGCGTCGACCGTCATGTTCATCCCGTGCAGGTCGTGGTAGTTCGCGACGCGCGCCGGGATCACGTTCGGCATCATCCCCGGAAACGAATTCTCGGTCGTCGGCGCGACCAGCTGCTTCGTCGCGTCGCGCAGGCCGTCCAGCAGCACCTCGGTCGCCGCGCGCTCATGCGGCGGCGTCGCGCCGAGCACCGCGGTCGCGATGTCGTCGAGATAGCAGCGGCTCGCATAGAGCGCCGCGTTGCGCGTCGGCCCCATGTGGCCCATCACGAGCCCGATCGTGTCCGCGTGCTCGCGCCAGAACGCGCCGAGGCGCTCGCGCAGGTCGTGCGCGGCGTCGAGCGCCATCAGCTGGCAGCGGTCGAGCGCGCGCAATACCGCGGGCGGCATCTTCACGCGCTCGAAGCTCGGCAGCGGATAACGAATGCCGAAACTCGCGTCCGGCGC is part of the Burkholderia pyrrocinia genome and harbors:
- a CDS encoding SDR family oxidoreductase yields the protein MSNSSMRGKLVLVTGGAKNVGKAICRRFAEQGAHVILNFFHSLDASKQTADELRALGASVDVIRASVAQRGQVDRMFDEIEQRYGRLDVLVNNAASGALLGVDEIGAEHFDRALDTNLKGAFWCARRAAALMARSGGGAIVNVSSVGATLVPANYLVVGTAKAALESLTRYLAVEYARHDIRVNGASSTLIDGDVAAQFPDPENTKRSSIAATPLKRLARAEDLADVVLFLASDAARWVTGQVVVADGGLSLCSEGLSPRAQWAAPDAAAGSATDPSREDAVVRDDAASAPPAAPASSAPRSAEPGEDLPDSDDIAVVGMGLALPGASDPQAFWRALLDGPELFGNVPPDRWDYRSFYSPDPSAEDKSYQSRSVFIERFEPWPTVRAELDAGTAPAELTTLWLRHALCQSLDGVTLRDADRVAFLVGYTADGSQHLEEGMVLAAARARLNAVLDEAGIGEHERVRRVAAIDAVLSARYARGAGDLASFFPHRVGLDAMKGVLPDGAEFMMVDTACSSSLYSIDLGIKALLLGKQDVVACGGAFALAPRGSVLFSKLHGLSRSGEVRPLDRDCDGVLFADGAGVVILKRLARARADGDRILGVLKSFGSSSDGKGKAIYAPNSAGQGIAIHRAYAQTATGPADVDWVVAHATGTPAGDLAEFQSLREAIRRDRPVHVTSNKSLVGHTGWAAGVVSVIQVLLGLQHRVIPPQHRFSEPPLEFGIDGTNLRIPVAPVPWPARPDAPRVAAVSGFGFGGTNGHLIVSEYRADLRPGGASGRFRREPLAIVGWSAKFPGLDGDAAVAAWLRGAGRAPDASFGIRYPLPSFERVKMPPAVLRALDRCQLMALDAAHDLRERLGAFWREHADTIGLVMGHMGPTRNAALYASRCYLDDIATAVLGATPPHERAATEVLLDGLRDATKQLVAPTTENSFPGMMPNVIPARVANYHDLHGMNMTVDAGHASTLAAFEVAGRFLCSGELDMAIVGGINGNAADEVQPAFRLPLAEGIVLFAVTTVRRAQAAGLPVLAVVGGGDARVAAKPVAPRDAAGRAITYAGADAAIDVLRALVAQTPAATFARDSGGDRPRYALHVACTQAAVRSGADGVPAPQRDAEHTRPARQVAAPASTPAPTPVAASIEAASPAPVSPGTLLPGALRRTEIAADGEPLGVARYRIEWLDAPWRPGGRPAPFLAPRCVVVTDIPDTLAAQADLGPDCVVLSTRPLAAPRPGWHWIEQPDETALDWLPDDIGHVRVLTSLEAGALAAGATAPATPARLALHDLAFVALKRCHGALKQDGTFIALLLDALAGGTPHPDAGLFTGLVKAFAIEMPEARSIAVLSDARTLADALPQAERESAAQHWLPVVALGAGRRRTPRVVRDAGALRVDERLALGQEAVVVAVGGARGITAELMKALAAHVRPALYLVGSSALDAVDAELVALDDEAFAKSRPDYIREQKALHPELPLPAIIRAFERRAEARAACRNIDAMKAFCGPHRVTYVQADVLDADSVRAAVDAILAREGRVDLLVNAAGLNRSASVLVKSLDDFVAVRDIKVRGYWNLRSAFGARQPRLWCNFGSFIGLTGQAGETDYASGNDFLNTQASYHRAALGHDEFTIGWTLWRSVGLGANPVTRAFLEKSGLFTSMRTAEGVHHFMRELGLGERAAMSVHLGDAERRAIERHLPGYFDVAVDVPVSTHAAPADTAPRAADFYLGAEIARTPDSVTFERVFDLERDAYLSHHVVNGFPTLPGTFVPEVAAEAALRLVPGLKVVGFADAAFLHFLRVYDAKRPSAKRIHAQRVAREHDAVLVRVRISGDVLAPGGQVLVRDKPHFEITVRLADAYAPAPVWSEPPGGTFVPVADPYHVDAAPVRLTGMFVSTTDTGMTDAGKQARFRLNVRGDDPVFSRFVVPSILLDGLARVAALDHVAGDYIPLAAPMSIGRIDLYEAGNDCELSRRHESIALRVTPREFALEGPHSSGNRFVAVCPDGRILMQMRDVTGVVIGYVHRVTGAFAARGEIDAQLAARTPDEQVSA